A portion of the Syntrophales bacterium genome contains these proteins:
- a CDS encoding type IV toxin-antitoxin system AbiEi family antitoxin domain-containing protein — MVKDKERILEIAGRLGVTTAADVEAVGISRNHLYELCKAGKIERTARGLYQIPGALSTEHGVLIEVAKRVPKGVVCLLSALRFHDLTTQIPHEVWITVPRGGWRPQMDYPPLNLTYMSGESYAFGIREHTVQGIGIKVYTPAKTVADCFKFRNKVGLDVAIEALREVWRSRLASMDDLAEAAKVCRVFTVIRPYLEATV, encoded by the coding sequence ATGGTGAAGGATAAAGAGCGGATACTGGAGATTGCAGGCAGGCTCGGAGTGACCACGGCGGCAGATGTGGAAGCGGTCGGTATTTCTCGCAATCACCTGTACGAGTTGTGCAAGGCGGGTAAAATCGAGCGGACGGCCCGTGGGCTTTATCAAATTCCGGGCGCCCTTTCAACGGAGCATGGCGTTTTGATCGAAGTCGCCAAACGTGTACCCAAAGGGGTGGTCTGCCTGCTTTCCGCCCTCAGGTTTCACGATCTGACGACGCAGATACCCCATGAAGTTTGGATCACGGTGCCACGCGGGGGCTGGCGGCCGCAGATGGATTACCCGCCTCTGAATCTGACTTACATGTCCGGCGAATCCTATGCTTTCGGCATTAGGGAGCACACGGTCCAGGGGATTGGGATCAAGGTTTATACGCCGGCGAAAACCGTGGCGGATTGTTTCAAGTTTCGCAACAAGGTTGGCCTTGATGTGGCCATCGAGGCACTTCGCGAGGTATGGCGGTCCCGCCTGGCCAGTATGGATGACTTGGCGGAGGCGGCCAAAGTGTGTCGGGTGTTCACGGTGATACGTCCCTATCTGGAGGCTACTGTATGA
- a CDS encoding restriction endonuclease subunit S, with protein sequence MSNWPSKRMEELCEITSSKRIFAADYVSEGVPFYRGKEITEKYKGNINISTELFIAEEKFKEIERKFGVPKPGDLLLTSVGTLGSVYVVKPSDRFYFKDGNLTWFRNFKELDSHYLYYWLGSPQGWAELCKATIGSSQSAFTIVLLKGIEIEVPPRPTQRKIASILSAYDDLIENNLRRIKILEEMAQNLYREWFVKFRFPGHQYARFTDSPLGRIPEGWEVVSLENVCSRITDGSHYSPKTTDYGYPMASVKDMHDWGINIDTCRKISEEEFHNLVRNDCKMCKNDVLIAKDGSYLKHCFVVERDFDVALLSSIAILRPSEKINPHVLAMTLREPDMKTRMTGFVSGAALPRIILQAFRQFQIVLPHIALQEQWAASAEPMIQLCCRLLHANGTLCRTRDLLLPKLISGKLDVSELDITIPAEAEA encoded by the coding sequence ATGAGCAACTGGCCTTCAAAGCGAATGGAAGAGCTATGCGAAATAACCTCAAGCAAACGTATCTTTGCTGCAGATTACGTCTCTGAAGGTGTGCCTTTCTATCGTGGCAAGGAGATTACCGAGAAATATAAAGGGAATATCAATATTTCGACAGAATTGTTCATTGCCGAAGAAAAGTTCAAGGAGATTGAACGAAAGTTTGGTGTACCAAAGCCTGGCGATTTACTTCTCACATCTGTGGGCACACTCGGTTCAGTCTATGTGGTGAAACCTAGCGACAGGTTCTATTTTAAGGACGGGAATCTCACATGGTTTCGCAATTTCAAAGAACTCGACAGTCATTATCTCTATTATTGGCTGGGTTCTCCGCAGGGATGGGCAGAGCTATGCAAAGCAACTATTGGGTCATCTCAGTCCGCATTCACAATTGTTCTATTGAAGGGGATAGAAATAGAAGTCCCCCCCCGCCCTACGCAGCGAAAAATCGCGTCGATACTCTCCGCCTACGACGATCTGATCGAGAATAATCTGCGGCGGATCAAAATTCTGGAGGAAATGGCGCAGAACCTCTACCGCGAGTGGTTTGTCAAATTCCGCTTCCCTGGCCACCAGTACGCCCGCTTCACCGATTCCCCACTTGGCAGAATTCCTGAGGGTTGGGAGGTGGTATCCTTGGAAAATGTTTGTAGCCGAATTACTGATGGATCTCATTACAGCCCTAAGACCACCGATTATGGATATCCAATGGCATCAGTCAAAGATATGCACGACTGGGGAATCAACATCGATACATGCCGAAAAATCAGTGAAGAAGAATTTCATAATTTGGTTCGTAATGACTGTAAGATGTGCAAGAATGACGTGCTTATAGCAAAGGATGGAAGCTATCTAAAGCACTGTTTTGTTGTCGAACGCGATTTTGATGTCGCATTGTTATCGTCAATAGCGATTCTGCGGCCTAGCGAAAAAATCAATCCTCATGTCTTAGCGATGACACTTCGGGAGCCGGACATGAAAACGAGAATGACCGGTTTTGTATCTGGCGCAGCTTTGCCAAGGATAATTTTACAGGCTTTCCGACAGTTTCAGATCGTATTGCCACATATTGCGCTCCAGGAGCAATGGGCAGCATCTGCAGAGCCTATGATTCAGCTTTGCTGTCGCTTGCTCCATGCGAATGGAACCCTTTGCCGCACCCGCGACCTGCTCCTCCCCAAGCTCATCTCCGGCAAGTTGGATGTGTCGGAATTGGACATCACGATTCCCGCGGAGGCCGAAGCATGA
- a CDS encoding PDDEXK nuclease domain-containing protein, with protein MANKKRGLEKTKPAVPEPTPVLLEDLRRMIEETRHAVATTVNAALTMLYWNVGRRIREDILQEKRAEYGREILLTLSAKLTVEYGRGWNERNISYMVKFSEVFPDEAILHALRAKLSWTHFRLLIGMDDPLKRDFYGEMCRIEGWSTRTLEKKIDSMLFERTALSRKPEKLIEQELQSLHQTDKLTPELVFRDPYILDFLGLRDTFAEKDVEAAILREMESFILELVIGFAFLERQKRITLDGDDFYLDLLFYHRRLRRLVAIELKLGDFKPAFKGQMELYLRWLDKYERREGEDAPLGIILCAGKKQEQIELLELGRSGIHVAEYLTDSLPKEVLQEKLRKAIALARRQLESLGKKGVAKNVVKLQEGK; from the coding sequence ATGGCAAACAAAAAGAGGGGTTTAGAGAAAACGAAACCGGCCGTGCCGGAACCCACGCCGGTGTTACTGGAAGACCTCCGCCGGATGATCGAGGAGACAAGGCATGCCGTCGCCACGACGGTCAATGCCGCCCTGACCATGCTCTACTGGAACGTGGGCAGACGGATTCGAGAGGATATCCTTCAGGAGAAACGTGCCGAATACGGCCGGGAGATTTTGCTGACACTGTCGGCGAAATTGACGGTTGAGTACGGTCGTGGCTGGAACGAACGCAATATTTCGTACATGGTTAAATTCTCTGAAGTTTTTCCCGATGAAGCGATTTTGCACGCACTGCGTGCGAAATTAAGTTGGACCCACTTTCGTCTGCTCATTGGTATGGACGACCCCCTCAAACGCGACTTCTACGGTGAAATGTGCCGCATTGAAGGTTGGTCTACACGAACTCTGGAGAAGAAAATCGATTCCATGCTTTTCGAGCGCACGGCGCTCTCGCGCAAGCCGGAAAAGCTGATCGAACAGGAGCTACAGTCGCTACACCAAACAGACAAACTGACCCCCGAACTCGTCTTTCGTGATCCTTATATTCTGGATTTTCTCGGCCTCAGGGACACGTTTGCCGAAAAGGATGTCGAAGCCGCCATTTTACGCGAGATGGAATCATTCATCTTGGAACTGGTAATTGGGTTCGCCTTCCTCGAACGTCAGAAACGCATCACCTTGGACGGCGATGATTTCTATCTCGACCTGCTCTTCTATCATCGGCGATTGCGTCGTCTGGTGGCAATTGAACTTAAACTGGGCGACTTCAAACCCGCATTCAAGGGACAAATGGAGCTTTATCTGCGCTGGCTGGATAAATACGAGCGTCGCGAAGGAGAAGATGCGCCTCTGGGCATAATTCTCTGCGCCGGCAAGAAGCAGGAGCAGATCGAACTGCTGGAACTGGGCCGCTCCGGCATCCACGTCGCCGAATACCTTACCGATTCTCTGCCGAAAGAGGTGCTGCAAGAGAAACTCCGCAAAGCTATCGCCCTTGCCCGCAGACAGCTGGAGAGCCTGGGGAAAAAGGGCGTTGCCAAGAATGTGGTGAAGTTGCAGGAGGGGAAGTGA